The proteins below are encoded in one region of Ostrea edulis chromosome 3, xbOstEdul1.1, whole genome shotgun sequence:
- the LOC125646390 gene encoding uncharacterized protein LOC125646390 yields MESGKRKRGRPSLTESARKKKRKESEKRRSQQRISIGHHLEEWNRLRVALGLQSNPQLAGVLLRQHKHYEGRTRRMSTPAKQGLPTGPEFTVSEISCTDTGSKDSESTETAVSGIEEMEKSFGDQPTSSHVTFQKKALSSSFIDPFSLSISVTKDYDEEEDMHDDDYVPEFDVTLGEENTDIEDVAGGDMVLDIENTDMEVESGENFTGPGITQISSMTESESVLKADKVIAYEEQLLQLASTKINDKCIVKGCSETLKLSTKYVASAMYIVWSCANAHIRHRWCSQPVLNKGLHSGDLMISAAILFSGNNFSKVALMAKFLDLHFPSQSSFTRIQRSYLVPAIDEKWETHQESIRADLGDKNLVLLGDGRMDSPGHCAQYCTYTMMENDSKKIVALETLDKRETGRKSTNLEKAGFQRALEDVKQSNQVTEVVTDAHLQIGALMKRQYPEIKHSHDIWHAAKNLGKKIIAAGQEKSNKDLLAWSQDIVNHFWHCCKVASTYEEFLDVWVGVLHHVHNEHEWALSYGSLAPGSCFHGDLEETERDKKWLDKGSSAHAALTKVVLDKRFLNNVHYFLNFRSTSNLEIFNNHILMYATKRISYSPPVYRARNVLAALDYNHSVDLPTATNKDGSIRYQRTFSKKSGRWTTVERKQNKTYAHIDKLFERALKMRLESDRGMHHPAELSATDPRRISKTIAPKSPPPTAELVSQKKSRFK; encoded by the exons ATGGAGTCCGGTAAGAGAAAACGCGGTCGTCCAAGTTTGACGGAGTCAGCACGGAAGAAAAAGAGGAAAGAATCTGAAAAACGACGCAGCCAACAAAGAATTTCTATAGGACACCATCTAGAAGAATGGAATCGGCTTCGTGTTGCACTTGGCCTACAATCAAACCCACAACTTGCAGGCGTTCTCCTCAGGCAACA cAAGCACTATGAAGGCCGTACTAGACGTATGTCAACTCCTGCAAAACAGGGCTTGCCAACAGGTCCAGAATTTACAGTGTCTGAGATTTCCTGTACAGACACAGGCAGTAAAGACAGTGAAAG CACGGAAACAGCAGTGTCAGGAATAGAAGAAATGGAAAAATCCTTTGGGGATCAGCCAACAAGCAGCCATGTTACATTTCAGAAAAAAGCACTGTCATCCTCCTTCATAGACCCATTCAG TTTAAGTATTAGTGTTACCAAGGATTATGACGAGGAAGAAGATATGCATGACGACGATTATGTACCAGAATTTGATGTGACCTTGGG GGAAGAGAATACAGATATTGAAGATGTAGCTGGCGGTGACATGGTCCTTGATATAGAGAATACAGATATGGAAGTTGAATCAGGAGAAAACTTCACCGGCCCAGGCATCACCCAAATATCATCAATGACAGAGTCTGAATCCGTTTTGAAAGCAGATAAAGTGATTGCATATGAAGAGCAGCTTCTGCAGTTAGCTTCCACAAAGATAAATGATAAATGCATAGTGAAAGGATGCTCGGAAACATTGAAACTTTCTACAAAGTATGTCGCATCTGCCATGTACATTGTTTGG TCCTGCGCAAATGCACACATTAGACATAGATGGTGTTCTCAACCAGTGCTCAACAAAGGACTTCACAGTGGAGATTTGATGATATCAGCTGCAATTCTTTTCTCTGGGAACAATTTCAGTAAGGTGGCACTAATGGCAAAGTTCCTCGATCTTCATTTCCCCAGCCAGTCATCCTTTACACGTATACAGAGGAGTTACCTTGTTCCAGCCATTGATGAGAAGTGGGAAACACATCAAGAGAGTATAAGGGCTGATCTTGGTGACAAGAATTTAGTACTACTGG GAGATGGGCGTATGGACAGTCCTGGGCATTGTGCTCAGTATTGTACCTACACAATGATGGAGAATGACAGCAAAAAGATAGTGGCCTTGGAAACTCTTGACAAGAGAGAGACTGGAAGAAAGAGTACGAATCTTGAAAAGGCCGGCTTTCAAAGAGCACTGGAAGATGTTAAACAAAGTAACCAGGTTACCGAAGTTGTTACTGATGCACATTTACAGATTGGGGCATTGATGA AGAGACAGTATCCTGAGATAAAGCATTCCCATGACATCTGGCATGCTGCTAAGAATTTGGGGAAGAAAATAATTGCG GCAGGCCAAGAAAAATCGAACAAAGACTTGTTGGCATGGAGCCAAGATATTGTGAATCACTTTTGGCATTGCTGCAAAGTTGCCAGCACCTATGAAGAGTTCCTT GATGTGTGGGTTGGAGTTCTGCATCATGTCCATAACGAACATGAGTGGGCATTATCCTATGGAAGTTTGGCACCGGGATCATGTTTTCATGGTGACCTTGAAGAGACAGAACGAGATAAGAAATGGCTGGACAAGGGAAGCTCTGCTCATGCTGCCTTGACAAAAGTTGTTCTAGACAAACGCTTCCTGAATAATGTCCACTACTTTCTAAATTtcag AAGTACATCAAACTTGGAGATTTTCAACAACCACATATTGATGTATGCAACAAAGAGAATTTCTTATTCGCCACCAGTCTATAGGGCAAGGAATGTATTGGCTGCATTAGACTACAACCATAGTGTTGATTTGCCAACAGCTACAAATAAAGATGGAAGTATCAG ATATCAAAGGACTTTTTCAAAGAAGTCGGGGAGGTGGACAACTGTGGAGCGAAAGCAAAACAAGACTTATGCCCATATTGACAAACTTTTTGAAAGAGCTCTAAAAATGCGTTTGGAGTCTGATAGAGGGATGCATCATCCTGCAGAATTATCAGCAACAGACCCTCGACGGATTTCCAAAACCATTGCCCCAAAGTCTCCACCTCCAACAGCAGAACTTGTTTCCCAGAAAAAATCAAGATTTAAGTAG